GAGCGCGTGGATCGAGTCGGCCGGGTCGGCGTCGCCGATCGGCTCGCCCGCGTCGTCCAGGTGGAAGCGCACCATGGTCGGAGGATTCTCCACGAAGCGAAGCCGCCCATCGGGGTCCCGCTCCGTGGTGCGGCGCACCGCACGCGCGGTCGTGCGTCGCTCCGCGGCGGCCAGGGTCGCATTCAGCACCCGCCGGCCGTCCCGCGTGAGCGTGCGCCGCGCCGCCTCGACGTTCAGGTGCAGGAAATACCGCTCCGCCGGGCTGAGCTGCGCCATCTGCCGCAGGATCGCCACATACGCGCCGAAGGCCGTCGCCGTGAGGCGCTGGATGTCCTTCTCCGCGTAGCCGGCATGGCGGCCGCCGATGATGACACTCGTGAGCAGCCGCTTCACGTCCCACTCCCACGGTGCCACGGCTGCCTCGTCGAAGTCGTTCAGATCGAAGACGAGCTGACGCTCCGGCGACGCATAGAAGCCGAAATTGCTGATGTGCGCATCGCCGCAGGAGGCGACGAGGATGCCGGAATGCGGGTCGCCGCCGAGGTCCAGCGCCATCAGACCCGCCGTTCCGCGGTAGAACGCGAAGGGGCTCGCCAGCATGCGCTCACGACGCAGCGGCAGCAGGTCCGCGACACGCTGCGCGCCCTGCTCGCGCAGATGCACGGCCACGTCACGGTCGGCGGGACGGCGCTCTGCGAGTTCCGACCTGCCCACCACCCGGCGCAGGCTCTTGCCGAGCTCGCGGGACTCGGCGCGACTGAAATGCGCGCGCTCGGTCAGCAGGTCAGGTGCATCGAGGGGCATGTGGACATCATGCCCGAGGCGTGGCTAGTCGTTCGCGAGCGCGGGCTCGGTGACCCCGGCCTCGGTGACCACGGCGTCGTCGAAGGACATGTCCACCACGGATGAGAAGAATTCCCGCAGCTCCTGGGCCATGTCCACGACGCTGCGATCCAGCAGCCACTGCACCTGCAGCCCGTCCATGAGTGCGATCGTGGAGATCGCGGCACGGGTCGGCGTGAGCCCGGCCTGTACGCGGCCCTCCGCCACGAGGGACTCGAACGCCCCGGCGATCGTCCGGCGCGTGAACTCGTACCGATTGACGAAGTAGTCGTGGGCCGGATGATCCGGCGCCGTCGCCTCGGCGGACAGCACGCAGTACAGCTCGACGACACCGGGAACCGATGCGTTGTAGGCCGCGAGATCGACGAGTCCGCGGAGCGTGTCCGCACCGTCGGGCGCCTCG
This portion of the Microbacterium pygmaeum genome encodes:
- a CDS encoding DUF2252 domain-containing protein, with amino-acid sequence MPLDAPDLLTERAHFSRAESRELGKSLRRVVGRSELAERRPADRDVAVHLREQGAQRVADLLPLRRERMLASPFAFYRGTAGLMALDLGGDPHSGILVASCGDAHISNFGFYASPERQLVFDLNDFDEAAVAPWEWDVKRLLTSVIIGGRHAGYAEKDIQRLTATAFGAYVAILRQMAQLSPAERYFLHLNVEAARRTLTRDGRRVLNATLAAAERRTTARAVRRTTERDPDGRLRFVENPPTMVRFHLDDAGEPIGDADPADSIHALFAQYRDTVNTDIDTVLAQYEPTDLARRVVGVGSVGTRCYLQLLQGSDEDALLLQVKEAGESVLARYGGIRQPTRITEGGEVHGQGHRVVGLQRVLQAVSDPFLGYFQANGRDFYVRQFHDMKGSVDLDDISLAAFTDYVTSCAGLLGRAHAQSPTAGQVVGYIGSSDAASRAIMQWCRAYADQSAADFEVASATSW
- a CDS encoding TetR/AcrR family transcriptional regulator — encoded protein: MTQTPSQTRVRKPRGEYAKTSAKRIAILDAALEVFAESGYRSGSLRDVAARVGMSEAGLLHHFPNKSALLAAVLDRRDDHAREMVTFEAPDGADTLRGLVDLAAYNASVPGVVELYCVLSAEATAPDHPAHDYFVNRYEFTRRTIAGAFESLVAEGRVQAGLTPTRAAISTIALMDGLQVQWLLDRSVVDMAQELREFFSSVVDMSFDDAVVTEAGVTEPALAND